In the Gossypium arboreum isolate Shixiya-1 chromosome 10, ASM2569848v2, whole genome shotgun sequence genome, one interval contains:
- the LOC108489021 gene encoding probable N-acetyltransferase HLS1-like, whose protein sequence is MVDSIGDRVLVREFDDARDIEVVGKLEKSCEIGSNNKGTSIFTNNTIDPLCRIRFFPLHLLLVAELRENREIVGVIRGCIKHVGTKYGRTNVKLGCILGLRVSPTHRRMGIGLKLVRAMEEWLINNGAHYTFLATEKNNVASKNLFTAKCNYKTLSSLAIFVQPISFAMELGISQDIKVEKLNIRQAISLYDNKLKGKDLYFTDIDAILKENLSLGTWVFYFKQDEWIGLHSEDEDEDIISTVPPSWAMFSIWSSCEAYKIDIKKPHYPLKLFHEILSHARDKILPCLKNIIPICDYSIEKPFGFLFLYGIHGEGENVGELMKCAWSVASRLGEDIKDCKMIITELGVSDPMIKHVPHASSKSRIDDLWYFKR, encoded by the exons ATGGTTGACAGTATAGGAGatcgagttttggttagagaatttGATGATGCAAGGGATATTGAAGTGGTGGGGAAGCTTGAGAAGAGCTGTGAGATAGGGTCTAATAATAAGGGGACCtccattttcacaaataatacgatTGACCCTTTGTGTAGGATTAGGTTCTTTCCCCTTCATCTCCTGCTG GTAGCTGAGCTGCGAGAAAATAGGGAGATTGTCGGTGTGATTAGAGGCTGCATCAAGCATGTGGGGACTAAATATGGAAGAACAAATGTGAAGTTGGGTTGCATTCTAGGCCTCCGAGTATCCCCAACACATCG GAGAATGGGGATCGGATTGAAACTTGTGAGAGCAATGGAAGAATGGTTGATAAACAATGGAGCTCACTACACTTTCCTAGCAACAGAAAAGAACAATGTTGCCTCTAAAAATCTCTTCACTGCCAAATGCAATTATAAAACCTTAAGCTCATTAGCCATATTCGTTCAACCAATCAGTTTTGCAATGGAGCTGGGTATCTCTCAAGATATCAAAGTAGAGAAGTTGAATATAAGGCAAGCTATTTCCTTGTATGATAACAAGCTCAAAGGCAAAGACTTGTATTTCACAGACATTGATGCAATCCTCAAGGAAAACCTTAGCCTTGGGACATGGGTTTTTTATTTCAAACAAGATGAATGGATTGGTTTGCATAGTGAAGACGAGGATGAAGATATTATTAGCACAGTCCCACCTTCTTGGGCCATGTTTAGCATATGGAGCTCTTGTGAAGCTTACAAGATTGATATTAAAAAACCCCATTATCCTCTGAAgctttttcatgaaattttaagcCATGCAAGGGACAAGATCCTCCCTTGTTTAAAGAATATCATTCCAATTTGTGACTACTCAATTGAGAAACCATTTGGTTTCTTGTTCCTTTATGGGATACATGGAGAAGGAGAGAACGTTGGGGAGCTCATGAAATGTGCATGGAGTGTGGCATCGAGATTAGGTGAAGACATTAAGGACTGCAAGATGATAATCACTGAGTTAGGAGTGTCGGATCCGATGATTAAACATGTGCCCCATGCATCATCCAAGTCAAGGATCGATGATCTTTGGTACTTTAAAAGGTGA